The following coding sequences are from one Rutidosis leptorrhynchoides isolate AG116_Rl617_1_P2 chromosome 11, CSIRO_AGI_Rlap_v1, whole genome shotgun sequence window:
- the LOC139877561 gene encoding DNA N(6)-methyladenine demethylase ALKBH1D-like, protein MKGLKVMGMMRMMMMKPHSFISFRNASAVRASFNSYGYDNIRDSDYDDDDDYEMYEPNHKTVANELNKIEPFSLIIPGIGKGENVKTHCYKLQNGVVMMKNYVSLRDQAEIVKTCQEYGMGPGGFYQPITRFGGKLNLHMMCFGRNWDPVTKYNSIYRGNDGSEAPPIPEQLVSLAAKSIQDCKASDDCMPSMDPDICIVNFYAANTGRLGLHQDRDESESSLKKGLPVVSVSIGDSAKFVYGDTRYVRRANRVLLESGDVLVFGGKSRHVFHGVTKIIPNSAPPSLIQQTDLRPGRLNLTFRQY, encoded by the exons ATGAAAGGCTTAAAGGTGATGgggatgatgaggatgatgatgatgaagcctCATTCGTTTATTTCTTTTCGTAATGCATCTGCTGTTCGT GCATCTTTCAATAGTTACGGGTATGATAATATTCGTGAttctgattatgatgatgatgatgattatgaaatgtACGAGCCAAATCACAAGACTGTTGCTAATGAATTGAACAAGATAGAACCATTCAGTTTGATTATCCCCGGAATCGGAAAAGGGGAAAATGTGAAAACACATTGTTATAAACTGCAAAACGGAGTGGTTATGATGAAGAATTACGTAAGCCTGAGGGATCag GCTGAAATAGTGAAAACTTGTCAAGAATATGGTATGGGTCCCGGGGGATTCTACCAACCTATAACAAGATTTGGAGGAAAGCTTAATTTACATATGATGTGCTTTGGTCGAAATTGGGACCCGGTAACAAAGTATAACTCAATTTACAGAGGAAACGATGGGTCTGAAGCACCACCCATTCCTGAACAACTCGTTTCATTGGCTGCAAAATCAATACAAGATTGTAAAGCAAGTGATGATTGCATGCCTTCAATGGACCCAGACATTTGTATCGTCAATTTTTATGCTGCCAACACTGGCCGACTTGGTCTACATCAg gATCGGGATGAAAGCGAAAGTAGTTTGAAAAAAGGGTTGCCGGTGGTTTCGGTCTCGATTGGTGACTCTGCAAAATTCGTATATGGTGATACACGATACGTGAGGAGGGCGAATCGGGTTTTGTTGGAATCGGGAGACGTTTTGGTATTCGGGGGAAAGTCTAGACATGTATTTCACGGGGTGACGAAAATCATCCCGAATTCAGCTCCTCCTTCATTGATTCAACAAACCGACCTCAGACCTGGCCGTCTCAACCTTACTTtcagacaatattaa